The Terriglobus roseus region CTGCGTCGCGCTCGGCTGCCGGGTGTGGAGATTGACCATCTGCCGCCGATTGATGCGGTTCTGTTGACGCATGCGCATATGGATCACTTGAATCTGCCGTCGCTGCGGAGGATTGTTCGTCATGCGAAGAAGCTGACGGGCGTGGCACCGGAGGCGATTGTGCCGAAGGGCGTAAGCGATCTGGTTGCCAAGATTGGCTTTCGCAAGGTGACGGAGTTGGAGTGGTGGGAGAAGACGTCGCTTGAGGGCGATGATGTGTCCGTGACGATGACTCCTGCGAAGCACTGGGGCGCGCGCATGTTTAGCGATACGCACCGGTTGTTCGGCGGCTATGTGATTGAAGGCGCGGGGCACAGCGTGTACCACTCAGGCGATACGGCTTACTTCAATGGCTTCCGCGAGATTGGGCGCAGGTTGCAGCCGGAGATTGCGTTGCTGCCGATTGGCGCTTACTACCCGGATAGCTATCGCGCGGTGCACACTTCGCCGGAAGAGGGGTTGCAGGCGTTTCTGGATCTGGAATCTGCAACCACGATGATTCCGATGCACTACGGCACGTTTCCGCTTGGCAAAGAGCCGATGGATGAGCCGCCGGTGCGGCTGATGGCCGCGGCGAAGAAGCTTGGTGTGGCGGATCGTGTGGATGTGATGAGTGAAGGCGAGACGTTTGTGGTGAAGACGGCTGCGATGCAGTCGGTGTAATTCTGAAGTGATTTAGACAGCCGCGGCGGGCGAGAGCTTTGCCGCGGCTTCTTCGTTTGTGATGCCGAGAACGTGGATCACCTTGGAGCGCGACGTGAGACCCGATGCGATTGTGATGCTTGCCTTTGGGATGTTGAGCGCGATGGCGAGATAGCGGATGAGCGCGTCGTTGGCTTTGCCATCGACGGCGGGTGCGTTCAGGGCGATCTTGATGGCGTCGCCGTAGAGGCCGATGATGCCTTCGCGTGATGCGCCGGGCTGCACGCGGACTGCGAAGCTTACGCCGCCGTCGATGCTGCGGATGTTCATTGTTACGATTCTTCTTCTTTGTCGTCTTCGCGGTACTTGGTGCGGGTGCCGAAGATGGCGGAGCCTACGCGCACGCAGGTGGAGCCTTCTTCGATGGCTACTGCGAAGTCGTGCGACATGCCCATGGAGAGTTCGGGGAGTGAGAGGCCTTCAATGGTGGCTACCGCTTCGTCGCGGAGTTCGCGCAGGCGGCGGAAGTAGGGGCGTGCGCCGTCGGGATCGTCGGTGTAGGGCGGTACCATCATCAGGCCGCGGACTTCGAGGCCGTCCATCTCTTCAAGGATGTTGCGCAGCAGGCCGCTGAGGGCATACTCGCCGATGCCGTGCTTGGTCTCTTCTTCAGAGAGTTTTACTTCGACGAGGATGGGGAGGACTTTGCCTACCTGTTCGCAGACGTCGTTGAGGCGGCGCGCGACTTTTACGCTGTCCACGGAATCGACGGCGCTGAAGACCCATGCGGCTTTGCTGGTCTTGTTGGACTGCAGGTTGCCGATGAGGTGCATTTCAAGCTGGCCCACATCTTCACCGAGGATGGTGTGGAGTTGCTGCTGCTTGTGTTCCCACTCCTGCAGGCGGTTTTCACCGAAGAGGCGCTGACCTGCGCGGAAGGCTTCGGCGACGACGTCCGGACCCCAGGTTTTGGAGACGGCCATCAGCTTCACGTCTGCGGGGTTGCGGTTGGCGCGGGCGCAGGCGGCTGCGATTTCCGCGCGTACCTGCTCTAAATTTTCTGCAATCGACATAGGTTTAGCTTAGTCGAACAGGGTTGGCTTATCGAATTGATTTGCCTTGGTGGGCACGGGATAGCCGAAGTGCTCGTAGGCGCGGCGTGTGGCAACGCGGCCGCGGGGCGTGCGGTCGAGGAAGCCGATCTGCATGAGGAAGGGTTCGTAGACTTCTTCGAGCGCGTCTTCTTCTTCTGCCAACGCGGCGGCTAATGTGTTCAGGCCGACGGGACCGCCGTCGTACTTTTCGATGATGGTGCGGAGGAGGCGGCGGTCGAGTTCGTCGAATCCGTGCGGATCGACTTCCAGCATCTGCAGTGCGGCCTGCGCGGTCTTCTGATCGATGACGCCGTTGGCGCGGACCTGTGCGTAGTCGCGCACGCGGCGCAGGAGACGGTTGGCGATACGCGGTGTGCCGCGCGAACGCATAGCGATTTCTGCTGCGCCATCAGAATCAATCTCTACGCCGAGGACTTCCGCGCTGCGTTCAACGATGAAGCGCAGGTCGTCGTCGTTATAGAACTCGAGTCGCAGGAGGATGCCGAAGCGCGAGCGTAGTGGCGATGAAAGTAGACCGGGACGCGTGGTGGCGGCGACGAAGGTGAAGGGACG contains the following coding sequences:
- a CDS encoding MBL fold metallo-hydrolase; the protein is MTVSKVQNHPSVLRKLRQLWNVVRESHRQPMQGKPNPPKLVDPEELGVTFIGHSSFLIQIAGRNVLVDPVFATRLILLRRARLPGVEIDHLPPIDAVLLTHAHMDHLNLPSLRRIVRHAKKLTGVAPEAIVPKGVSDLVAKIGFRKVTELEWWEKTSLEGDDVSVTMTPAKHWGARMFSDTHRLFGGYVIEGAGHSVYHSGDTAYFNGFREIGRRLQPEIALLPIGAYYPDSYRAVHTSPEEGLQAFLDLESATTMIPMHYGTFPLGKEPMDEPPVRLMAAAKKLGVADRVDVMSEGETFVVKTAAMQSV
- a CDS encoding DUF167 domain-containing protein — translated: MNIRSIDGGVSFAVRVQPGASREGIIGLYGDAIKIALNAPAVDGKANDALIRYLAIALNIPKASITIASGLTSRSKVIHVLGITNEEAAAKLSPAAAV
- the ruvB gene encoding Holliday junction branch migration DNA helicase RuvB, with product MDFLNKKRFDLNRSTPSADAERLVSASSMGEDAAFELKLRPNRLGEFIGQHKAKEQLAIALEAAKSRGDALDHVLLYGPPGLGKTTLATIIANEMNVGFQQTSGPALQIQGDLTAILTNLREKQVLFLDEIHRLQPVLEEKLYTALEDYKLDIIIGQGPAARTHVMEIRPFTFVAATTRPGLLSSPLRSRFGILLRLEFYNDDDLRFIVERSAEVLGVEIDSDGAAEIAMRSRGTPRIANRLLRRVRDYAQVRANGVIDQKTAQAALQMLEVDPHGFDELDRRLLRTIIEKYDGGPVGLNTLAAALAEEEDALEEVYEPFLMQIGFLDRTPRGRVATRRAYEHFGYPVPTKANQFDKPTLFD
- a CDS encoding YggS family pyridoxal phosphate-dependent enzyme; this translates as MSIAENLEQVRAEIAAACARANRNPADVKLMAVSKTWGPDVVAEAFRAGQRLFGENRLQEWEHKQQQLHTILGEDVGQLEMHLIGNLQSNKTSKAAWVFSAVDSVDSVKVARRLNDVCEQVGKVLPILVEVKLSEEETKHGIGEYALSGLLRNILEEMDGLEVRGLMMVPPYTDDPDGARPYFRRLRELRDEAVATIEGLSLPELSMGMSHDFAVAIEEGSTCVRVGSAIFGTRTKYREDDKEEES